The Xyrauchen texanus isolate HMW12.3.18 chromosome 13, RBS_HiC_50CHRs, whole genome shotgun sequence genome contains the following window.
gctttcagcaccttgttgaatcaatgccacgtagaattaaggcagttctgaaggcgaaagggggtcaaacacagtattagtatggtgttcctaataatcctttaggtgagtgtacatttgtCTTTACTTGGAACTTGAAAATaatcaaagtaaaaaataaataaataaaaaacacttaacTTGGTTTAAATCATTCTTTTCATAATTCTAAATGTCACATAATGCCACATGTCAGTCTATGTTGTTGaccattatattattattattaactttcctcaagaaactcaagATCTTTCCAAAGCAATGcgacaaagaaaataatacacaagtaaaacaataaaaacaaaacaaatccaacAACCACTTCTTACAGAAAATTTCCAAAATTATGCAAACACTTCTTgcagaaaataaatatgaaataaatataaacactttttaataaaataaataaaaaataaactaatgAATGTGGAGcgcatcttttggctttcataatattcttttgcGCTTCATTTTGAGGAGGTAAAATAAATAGCTTGTATTACGAGAGATTAACGTCATGCATCAGTTTGCAGAAGACATTTTTATGCTCTGTGTTGGCTTTTGTGAACCTACACCACAGATGTCACacgttttaataacaagctcctctttattttcttgacttgtttgggagGGGTCCCATTCTGTGGAGATGCTTTTTCAGAGTTTTTCCTGGGTCAAAGCATGAGTGATCCTGCTCTGTGCTCTCCTGTAACATCATGAATCCTGTTGGACTCGCACGCACTTGCATGCTCCAGAGAAAGCACACGCAACActcacatgaaacacagatgAGCACGTTGGATGAAGTGCCGAACGCAAGATAAATGCTACTGAATTTGCTTTGGCAGctgccaaaaaacatggaatGCCATAAAAACCCTGTCTATGTTTCTTAAATTCTCTCAGACTCACGTGAAGCTCTGCCCACTGATTGATAAGCCCACGCTGCGCacattaatatttacatattgctatatagcaaaatctctatctaCTGACACATTATAtagtcatatcgcccagccctatcttTAAACATACAATTTATTGCACCTATCACGGTCCTGTTGTGTGCTGTAATGTTTTTGTAGAGTATGTATATGTAGCATTGCGAACATAACTGTTGCCTACACAATACATTtgattttatgtaaagaaaagaaaaaacatttcttttAAGTTTAGGGCATATTTTGAAAACTATGGTGGCTGATACAACAAAGCCACTCTGTTCATTGTAATGTGCTATCTTTTGATGTCTTAACTCGAAACTTGATGATCTGTTACCAGCAATGAAGTATCTGACTGCAGCCTACACTtgttaaacaaaaagaaaatgtaaagatGGCTAACTGCCAACCTCAACCAATGACataagtttggggcaggactatttgTTTTTCTAAACAATGAAATACAgcgggagtgtttgggaaacctgtttggaaacaataattatttttgcaatttaggCCAAGCCCATACTaatacttttttgtttgaaaacacatctttttctcaatgtttttggccttccatccacactgagacagagctttttgaaaatgctctgCCAAGTCTTCACGCTAGTGAAAATGAAGATATTCGAAAACGAAGGCTACATTTTTCCTTGTGACGCAGTCATTTGATCCATTCAAAACAATCAAGATTGCGGCCCACATGGTAGCGGCATTGTTATGCCTGCAATCTACTTTGATAAAGTTGTTAaggataaatgttactttgtacaaccttcacattgcattccttcaaaggtgatggGAAGTTTCCTCGGAATTGCTGTATGCTGGCGGAACATGAGGACAATGTTTTACACTGTAAATGGAAATAATGCAGGGCCACACTTACATGCATGCGCAGCAAGGggatttaaatattttcatgtttcagtgtggacaagcaacctttggtaaacatttgaaaatggcagtgtggacggagagcatttCGAAAACTGAAAATGCCTGTTTGatctggattaatgtggatgtagacTTAATTTTAAGCTGTTAGTAGCGtagaaatattttattacagCTTTAAAGCTATGTTAATGTTCATATTTTCCCACCTAGAGAAGATTCTTTCAAATGAACAATAATATCTACAACAACAAACTGACAAACTTCATTGTTTTGGTGTAGAATGTATTGTTCTGGAGTAGGTATCTGCATATAGTTCATGGCAAACTTACCAAAGTAACTAATAAAAGTATCATTCCAAAGTCTCAACAAAGCATTGGAGACTCTGAAGTCTTAAGCTTTGCTTGCACATCAGCGATAGCAAACCTCAGAGATTTCCATGGCAAGCTCAAGGCATTCCCCCGTTTCGTGGCAGGCATCCATGAGACCACAGTCAAAATCGCAGTTGCAGTTCCAGTCGGTGCTGTGCACAGGTTCCACAGGGGCAGAAAAGTACATGTAGGCAGGACAGATGAAGTAAGCAGCTCGCTCACACGTCTCGGGTAGCATGAGACACAGGTCGTAGAATCGGCAGAAGAGAAAATTCAGCACAACCCCGGCACAGTCCTCTGAACAACAAGACCAAGAAACCATGGCATTTGTGGGCAGTTAACAGGAAATGCTAACGTACCTATTCTTTATTCAAGGTTGCCACAAGAAGGAAGTGCATTTAAAAGAGCTTCCTCAGGGAGGAAACATTGCCTTGCATTGCTGTTGACCCAGAGAAAAATGCTATTGCTCAGTGGTTGCTCTTTTATTGGTCAGGAGAGTTAAAAGTGTTCTCGGTAACTCTATGTTttaaactttgtctcagatgtttattACAAATTAGACAATTGTTGAAATACAATAAGAGTATAGGGctaaaaaataatgtaaatagcATAGCCAAGATCATCTGGTCTTTGAataatttgatgagaaatctttgacttTTCATTGCATATTTAGCTATCTTGGACAATCTGAGCTTGATACATAGTTCAGATCTCTCTTGAAACTCTAGAGGATACACATGTGATTACTAGTGTCAATTTGcttgtgaaactttgtaatatggcactttttgtaccactgtctccttaagatgattcgcttatgttttcctcttttgtaaatcgctttggataaaagcatctgccaaatgaataaatgtaaatgtaaatttctcaGGAGATAAAAATCTGAGAATCAGGAAGAATCTTTGTATTTGGTCTCCATTAAGACTCATTGCTGCCTAGGAGAAATAATTGTGCTATTAAAGAAATCTTGGTAAACTTAATAAAGCTCCATTTATaaaaattagttaacaacattagttaacatgaactaacaatgaacaatattcataaacaaaattaatcttatttaatatgaattaaaatataaatgttgtatTAGTTAATtcactataaactaacatgacCTAACATTgatcaattgtatttttattaattaacattaactaagatctCATTACATTAACTAATCTCATGTGGATTTTACTTTCCTATGGGTATTTTGCAGAAAAGTTAGAGTTATAGGCATAGATGATAAATACATATGTCATGAAAGCAAATGGGCGGAACAAATAAAGTTTAGAAAATATGCCTTTGGCAAACCAATACAATAAAAGTGGTGCGATGAGAACACAATTTACACAGCTGTAACATACAATTAAAAAGGAGAACTCCCATGAACAAATGGTTGTGAGACTGGTTATATATTACCAGTCTGATCTCAGGAAAATTACTTGACTGTAGCAGCATTAATACAAAGTGTTATTACGTAGTTCATTACACATATTGCAGATTTTCTGAGGGGAAATTCACatttgtggtgctaaaagcacgataaatgttctcccaaacagatcaGGCTTTTAATGCTTTAACGAGCTATAAATCAACAAACCCTACCTCCCCACcctaaaccttaacctaaccgatTGTGTCATATAAGCAAATGTGAGACAAAAAACTCTGCTGAAGTAACCAAGTCTttctgtggtgcttctatgacactttgggctcacatgctcttcaggactcatacccgcAAGAACAATGCaaaatcagttgagctactgcacaatttaaacaagcttgtaattGTAAATTAGTTGGTTAATGtctcaccttacaagtcatggctaaacaaaatgacaaaactgttttgatgtcataagacagcataatgtaaggaacagggtgaaaaataaGTGATTATGAACTGATAATATATGCCTCTTTACTTGTGATTTGcgaagtgaataaaagtaattgttgttgtagcacctccagtgtttatttaaccaggaagctGCTTTGATAAGCACAAATTTAGGTATACTGTAGCAATGACATGAGTTATCACATCTCTCTAACAAAGCATGATGTTACCATCAAACTGTATGTTAACATGTTTGAAAAAGCAAAGCACAAACTACTGtccaaaaatgtttaaatcaagcactcaaaataacatgatcaTGACAagagctaaaaaaaaacacactctgTTACATATGCTATAGAACATAAATGCCTCTTTGAAAACTCTTACCTTGGGATTTCAGCTGATGGAGATAGACACTCAAAGGCCCTTAATGACCTGCTGTCTGTTTGCACCTCTTGTGTACAACAGTTTAAAAGCCTCCCTGCTCTCGCCAGGCACTTCTGTACACATGCATAATTTACCGAATCACCTTTGCTTCCAAAGAGAAAAGGAATAGAGCTGTTTGGAGATGAAATCAATTATCAACTGTCTTTATAGGTGTTTCCTTTCCTTGGAGGATCAACGGTGCTCTGCTGTGAGTGAGCCACTGCCAAGTGATTAAATATATGGGGATGACACATACCTAAAAATTAGCAGGACTTTAGCTTAGTCGAGTTAATGTGATGATCTCTTCATGAGAAACATTGCCATCCTGTACAGCCCAGggtcttttgtaaaaaaaatatataaaccaaGCTTCAAATGGGGCTTTCAAGAGTTTAAGTAGATTTGAGCATAATGCCGGACAAAATACCCCTGCCTCTGAGCATAAGAGTAGGAATTAGATTAACCTAGGAATATAATACCAGGAAACACATTGTAACGAATGTGTGAAGCACTAGAAAGGGACATAATGACTGCACCTTAACTCAGCTGAACCTACCGGCTGAAAGATGGGGAAAATATATTGTTCTAATTAATATCATATCGAAAAAGCTGTTGAATCATAATATTCTCAGTGCTTGGttttaataattcatatttttatgcaaatttaaTCGAATGTGCTGCTTAATTCACTTAATTCAACTGATGTAGACAGCTTTAAAAACGCATGCTTTCCCTTAGTTTTCATTGTAAATTATAGATACGTTTGAATAATTAacagtttaaaaatgcataattatATGCTTGTGGCAACacataaattcataaaaaaatcaaaggattttttaaaacaacattctCTAATTTTGGAGATAATTATTTTACAACAAGAAAATTCATAGTGACTGTTGATGTTGtaattattattcataataaCACATTACAGCCATGAAGGTGGTCTGCGAAAGAGCTATTGGGGGAAAATATGATGATGCATGGCTCACCTCCTTTCTCTTGGGAGTCAGACAGTGAGTTGTTTGAAGAGGAGGCAGTGCTGTACTTGTCCACTGAACATAAGGAGTAAGAGAATTCTGGAGAGCTTATGTTTGCTTCTCTTTCCCAGGGATCTAGCTCAGGAATAGGAGAAAGCCTCTGTTCAGTTTTCCCAGATAATGTGCTGGAAACCTCCACTCCTGCAAAAAGAGAATCCATTGTCTTTTGGAATAATCTGAATGTTTATCTTGAGGAATTTCAAACTAATCCATAAATAACATATTAAAGGTGCTGTGTTAAAGCGATTCTACAAGCTCTCtctccaaaaccccgccctcaaAAGACATGTCAGCAAACTCAATGTCAGAAGTACACAATTAAAGAGCATAACAGTCTGTATAAGTATAAGTAACACAGAAGTATAAGTAAcacagaacagaccaaaatatcattttttactgtatatcttgATTGATTTTTTGAGACAACACATAAGGTAACTTTAAGAATTCAAAACATTTTCCCTGCTGAAAAATTACCATTTATTAAAGCTAAGCTGGAAAAACGGCTTGCGCGTATTTCAGCATCATCCTGACGTCAGACAACTGAACACACAAAGGCATAACTGCCCAGGTTACGCTTATTCGTTTCCAAACAGGTTTTGTAAATACTCCTTTACACTCATCACACTCTTCGGGAAATCAACCTGTGAATGCCTTACTAATAGCTGTATCTGCacaataaactgggataggagcatttaaacattgaaaaaatttaaCCAGTAACAAACATATGCATGCTACAACTTTATATGAAAAACAATCAATATTCTAAAATCCACTGTGTCAGTTCTCGTTAAGAGAACTATCAAACCCTGTCAggaaaacatgttgaaatgtGTTCTCGTTGCACACACTGCTCTCAAAGTGAGCCCAGGAATCATTCAATTATGAATCTGCCAGATCTGAATGCAAACTATTAATGAATCATTGCTTTGGCTGCACtaccttgtttatttttttcctcccACCTATcccaaattaattattaaatgtgcttttattCAACATTTAATGTCTGATGATTAATTAACACATGGGACATATTTTCCATAGAAGAATCTGCATTGTTAGTCCATAATAAGAAAGAGAAGAGGAGAAAAATGAAAATGGCTTTGGGCTGTATTGCTTTTTTCCCTGCCTTTTCTCTCCTTATATAGAATAATTTAGAAAAGAGGATAAAGAATTGAAAAAGAACTTTGGTTCGTGTTCAGTGTGTTTGTGAGCATACTGTGAAATGACAGACGTTATAAATATGATGAatcttttgtgttttattatggTAGAGTGCATGCTTTTTGGTACAAGCACATACACTGTAACAGAATTAAAAAAGCAACTTCAAAATAAGCAGGCAAGAGCAAATCAATAACCCCAGGTATGCCAATCATTACCCTTTTGTACATCAGTACAAGATATCATCTCTGTTACAGGTTATTCAGATTAATAAACGTGGTGAGCTGTGCACTAATGGGCCAGAAGGGTTTAACTAAAGAAGTTACATTGTAATACTTTGTGTTCTGAATATATTATAAGTCTGAGTATATATCAAGATATCGAAACTACAAGCTAAAcattttggtgtttattttattagattttagaATAGAGAACAGATGCATTATGAAATGGGATAGATTTCACCTATTTTAAAACTGTGAAAGATATTGTcttggttacgtacgtaacctcggttccctgagatgaagggaacgagacattgtgtctgctaacgcatatggggagtgtccttccacacaacctagttgaaacctcccTACAATAACGGCAAAATTATAATATCGACTATGGTTTTGGAGTCCTGCCCTTTAAGGCGCAAAGCTGTTCGCTATAAAAGCAGGagtgcaaacaccattcctcagaattttctgactgagggacaaggagcGCATCGCTCACACCTCAAAAGAACTCCGAGTCTGTAGTGTGGCCAGCATGCATAATATctcgttccctttgtctcagggaaccgaggttacgtatgtaaccgacACATTCCCTTACTACTCTATACAGTTGACATTGAGTTTGCTAACACATatgggaacagaatcccatcacgccgcactacacaacataatCTTCCAGAGAGGAACCATTACGTTGCAGTCCCTTGGGACAGTTCTCGTGGACGcgctctggcctgtaaaatggtgttcatgactgaatgcgTAATTTCTGGTTCATTCAAAGGTCACACATATAGGCTTCGCAGCTCTGGTTGGGGATGCCAAACCATGCATTGTGTTTGAGAGAAAAGATCTTTCTTTTGTGGCATTtccagaaaccaggactgattgggccattgCGGCAAAATTAACAGACCTGTTTCAATGTACACtcggactttgctgatgacagaatgaaggaagTACACTGGGATACTTGCATTTTGCCAGCCATACGTGGGCCAGCATGACAAATATACGCCACTACTGTTGTGATGTCCCAACGAATCAGAAAGTGGTGATTCACAATATCGGAATGAAAAGCTCTCCAAGCTAGAGAGACGGCCTGTAGCTCTAGGTGTCTCTTATGTGCTCTTACGTGTCATGGCCTTTTCGCACCTGTTTCCAGATGTCAAAAGTTGGGCTTCAATTATacaacctgtgttggatgcataTGTGGTCAGAACTTTCTTTTTGAAACTagacccagcataacaccctgttggtagaaggttggcgctgtccatggtgctagagcagcttGACAGGGGTGAGTAAATGCGATGCACATGAAAATTAAAAGACTTCAGTGGTAGtgttttttcagtttgaactgaaacaCACAGAAGAATGGTCTGTACATGCTCGTGCAGGAGGTGCTCACACATGAACTCCTAAAAATTAGATTTACTGGCAGGGGGAAAGTGTGCTGAAAAGTGTCAGTTGAAATTAGACCAGATTTTCCTTATGGCAAAGCAGCAAGTATCTGTGTTTACTCAGTAATGCCTCTGATTGACTAGTAATAACCAATTGctgaggtaattcaaaacacacacacaattcattttcaatggggctGGCGCCACTTCGATACAATTCTTGAATGTGTGGGGAGCTagagacagactgaaatgaaGGACTTTAATTGATACGCAGTTCCCTGGAACGCAAATGTAAAAAGCCACCTGTAACGCGGTCCAGAGGACGGATGTGCAAAATtatctgtttctgagttaacattttgaatgagcGCATCGCAAGTGCACAATTCCAGCGTCTTAGAACTAGAACGGGTTGAGGTTTGCCAGGGTTTTTTTTATAGAAGGATGAAATAACGGCTATAAATCACACTGTGTGTGTTGCAGTCTGTGCATGCAAAACTGGCAATTCATGTGGTCAGACTATAGATTGTGCTCGATTGTTTTAAACACCAGCTCTGACATGCTTGTGAGGACTTGCAACGCATTCGCGCAGCAGGACAGCAGGCTTATTCA
Protein-coding sequences here:
- the LOC127653772 gene encoding myoD family inhibitor domain-containing protein 2-like; protein product: MAGHKCRPDEEIELDLIKTGERTTLIKTGVEVSSTLSGKTEQRLSPIPELDPWEREANISSPEFSYSLCSVDKYSTASSSNNSLSDSQEKGEDCAGVVLNFLFCRFYDLCLMLPETCERAAYFICPAYMYFSAPVEPVHSTDWNCNCDFDCGLMDACHETGECLELAMEISEVCYR